Within the Clostridium scatologenes genome, the region AGAAGATTTAATTTCTGATATTTCACAAGCATTAGATTGCATCAAATAATTTTACTTATCCAGGGGATTGGCTAGAATATTTTAACCAATCCCTGATTCAGTTATCCCCTATTTTTGACAGTTCTATTATAGTATCCATACTATGCTAATTTAACATAAGCATTTTACATAACTATCTAGCCCACTTAGCAATAGCTTTAATATCCTCTGGAGTAGTTCTGCAGCAACCACCAATAAGACTAGCTCCCCTATCAAACCAAACTTTAGCATTACAACTATAGGATTGGCAAGATGAATTACCATGCCATGTTTTGGAGTTAGCATCATATTCTTCGCCTGAGTTTGGATAAACCACCACAGGTTTATTAGAATTCTTTTTAATTTCTTCAATTAGGGATTGCACATATTGAGGTGCAGTACAGTTTACTCCAATTGCAGCAACTTGTTCACAACTATTTAAGAATTTTGCACACTCAGAAATTGGAGTTCCATCACTTATTTCTAAAGCATTTTTACAGCTAAAGCTTACCCAACAATACATTTCAGGAAATTCTTTAAGTAATTTGACAATAGCTTTTGCTTCTAAAAGACTAGGTAATGTTTCACAAGCTAGTATGTCCACTTCTTCTTCTACTAAAATCTCCATTCTTGGTCTATGAAAATTAATCAAATTTTCTTCATCAATATCACTATATCCACGATATTCAGACCCATCTGCAAGATAAGCTCCATAAGGTCCTATTGATCCAGCAATCAATGGAAATGGCCTATTTATTCTATTAGAAGCTTCTTCCCAAAAATCATCTCTTGCTTTTTTAGCAATTGTAACTGACCTTTTAATAAGTGATATTGCTTCATCCTTTGAAAATCCTTTTTTAACAAAGCCTTCAATAGAAGCCTGATAACTTGAAGTAATAGCACAATCAGCACCAGCACAAAAATAATCATAATGAACTTTTTCTATCATTTTGGGGTCTTCGGCAAGTATTTTAGCAGACCACAAGGAATCATTGATGTTACATCCTCTATTTTCAAGTTCTGTAGCTAATGCACCATCTAAAATAATTGGCGAAAATTCTTTTAAAATATTTTCTATAAGATTCATAATAATACTCCCCTTTTCATTTATTTTGTGTATGATAAATATAACATTTTTCGATTACCCTATTCAAGTTAAATGTTTTACAAGCTTCAATAAAATGCATTGATTTGGATAACACAAAAATAAATCTGAATTTGCTGCTTTGTTGAATCAAATAATTTAAAAGGACTGTTATACTAAGAATAAGCTTCACAATATATTCCACTTAAGCTTCTTAATACAACAATCCCTCTTTATTTTACATCGTATGAATTTTTTTATTTTCTTGATTTGTCAAGTGCTTGCTGAATGTCCATTAATAAATCATCAATGTTTTCAATTCCTACTGAAAATCTTAATAAATTTTCAGTAATACCAATTTGATCTTGTAATTCTTTTGAATATGACTCATGTGTCATAGATGCAGGATGACATACCAAAGATTCAACACCACCAAGACTAACTGCTAAATCAAAGAATTCTAATTCATTGCAAAATATGGTACAATCATATTCTTTTTTCAATGCAACTGATAATACTGCACCATCACCTTTTGCTTGTTTCTTTTGAATTTGATATCCTTCATGAGTTTCAAGCCCTGTATAATATACCTTTTCAGCAGCACCAGAATTTACAAAATATTGAGCTACTTTCATTGTATTTTCTAAATGTCTATCCATTCGAATAGGTAAAGTTTTTATTCCACGTGTTAATAAAAAAGAATCAAATGGGCTCAAAATTGCACCTAATACCTTTTGATGAAATTTCAACTCATTATAAATGGCATCATCATTAACCACTACGAGTCCTGCTATAATATCAGAATGACCTGCATAATATTTTGTAGCTGAATACACAACAATATCTGCTCCTAATTCTAATGGCTTTTGTAAATATGATGTCATAAACGTATTGTCAACAATTACACGCATTCCCTTTGCTTTGGCTTTACTGGATACTACTTGTATATCAGTAACATCTAGTAAAGGATTTGAAGGAGTTTCAATAAAAATTGTACTTACTTTTTCATCAGCTTTATCAAAATCATATGTATTAAAATTAGTTACTATTTCATAATCAATGTTTCTTTCCTCAAAAACTTTTAAAACATAACTCCATGTACCACCATAAACATTACTATTTATTAATACTTTTTCTCCTGGTTTTAATAAAGAAAATACTAAAGCTGTAGCTGCCATTCCACTTGCCATTGCTAAACCATATTTTGCTCCTTCTAACTGTGCTGCAAGAACTTCAACATTATTTCTTGTTGGATTATTGGAACGGCTGTACATGAATTCACCAAAATCGCCTAACTTTTCTTGTATGAAAGTAGAAGATAAATACACAGGATAATTTACACCTTTAATATCTGTTTTATCTTTCCTACCTCCATGTATTGCCAATGATTCATATTTCATACAAAACCTTCCTTTCTCTAATTAAAATGCAGGTAACACTGCACCCTTATATTTATCTTTAATAAATTTTTTCATATCTTCTGACTGAAGAACGGATACTAATTTTTTAATAGCTTCTTTACTTTCATTTCCTTTTTTTACACAAATAACATTACCAAAAACTGAATCTTCTGCTTTTTCTCTTGCAAGATAATTATTGGGATCAAGTTTGGCTTCAAGTAATCTATTAGTGTTTGTTATATATGCAGCAAAGTCACTACGTGTATTTAGAATAACATCTGCATCAATTGCTACAATTTTTAAAGGCTTATTATACTTCTCTATCATTGAAACATCTGCATTAGACATTGTAATTTTACTAGATAATTTTATCAATCCTGCTTGCTCTAACAACTTCAAGCATCTATATTGGTTAGTAACATCTTCTTTGATAGCTATTGTAGCATTATCTGGTAAATCTTTTATACTTTTATATTTATCAGAACACATAACCAATGGCTCCATGTGGATTGCTCCTGCACTAACAAGATGTCCATTATTTTTCTTATTCCATTCATCTAAATATGGAACGTATGCATCATAATGAAAATCAACTGTTCCATTTTCAACTTGTTCATTCCATGTTTTATCCCATTGTTTTGAAACAATGTTTAACTTAACACCTTTCTTTTCCAACTCCTTTTGTGCATATTCTAAAATTTCAGCATGAGGAGTAGTATCAGCTAAACATTTTAATGTTACTACATCTGTTTTGTTGCTACTAGATAATTTATTACATTTTCTTATAAGTATAATTTAATTTTCATATAAAGCTGTATCATTCAATGAATAGTTATTTAGCTAACAAAAACTACACTTAGAATTACAACTAAAAAAGCCAGTATATATTTTTAATATACACTGACTTTTTAAATCTACTATTTAATAGTTACTATATCATTTTGTCCACGTTTTATTTGACTTCCAGCTTTAACTGAAACTGTTTGACCTTCAGCTAAATTTGTGAAAACAATTGGAGTAATTAGTGTTGGAACTTTATCTTTTATTAAATCTAAGTTAGCCTTTAATATAGGTTGACCTGCCTTAACTTCAGCTCCTTGTTCTACTAAAGCTTCTAGTCCTTCACCTTTTAAATTCACTGTATCTATGCCAAAGTGAATTAATATTTCATCTCCATTAGCTGCAGTTATTCCAATAGCATGTTTTGTTGGAAAAACAGTTGTTATTACTCCATTTACAGGTGATACAACCTCCCCATTTGCTGGTTCTATAGCAAATCCATCACCCATCATTTTCTGTGAAAAAACTTCGTCTGGAACTTCTGTTATAGGCAATATCTGTCCATCTAGTGGAGCTATAAAAGTTTTATCATTTGAATTTGTTACTGCTACTTCTTTTTTAATCGAATCTTTTTCAACTACAGGAACTTTTCCAGCCATAATATCTTTAATTTGAGTCTTTAACTGGTCAGATTTTCCTCCAAATATGGCTTGAATATTATTTCCAACTTCCATAACGCCAGCTGCCCCTAATTTCTTAAGTTCAGCCTTATCTACATTTTTAATATCACTAACACTTACTCTTAAACGAGTTATACATGCATCTAAATTAGTTATATTTTCTTTTCCGCCTAGCGCTTTTAATATTGCTGCTGGCAATTCTGACTTTTGAACATCATTTGCTACTTCTTCTTCAACATCATCTTCACGTCCGGGAGTCTTAAGATCCCATTTTCTTATAGCAAACCTAAATCCAAAGTAATAGATTGCTGCAAAAACCAAACCTACTGGTATTACTAACCACCATGCTGTTCTATTTGGTATAACTCCAAATAGAATATAGTCTATTAAACCACCAGAGAATGTCATACCTATTTTAACATTTAATAATTGCATTGTCATGAATGATAAACCTGCAAATACAGCATGTATTGCAAACAATGCTGGTGCAACAAATAAAAATGAGAATTCTATTGGTTCTGTTATACCAGTTAAGAATGAAGTTAATGCTGCTGATGCGAGTATACCACCTGCAATAAGTTTCTTTCCTGGTTTTGCTTCATGATACATTGCAAGTGCTGCTGCTGGCAACCCAAACATCATGAATGGGAATTTACCTACCATAAATGTACCTGCTGTAAAATGTGTACCACCATTGCTAAGCATACCAAATTGAGTAAAATCTTTTAATTGAGCCATGAATATT harbors:
- the mmuM gene encoding homocysteine S-methyltransferase, with translation MNLIENILKEFSPIILDGALATELENRGCNINDSLWSAKILAEDPKMIEKVHYDYFCAGADCAITSSYQASIEGFVKKGFSKDEAISLIKRSVTIAKKARDDFWEEASNRINRPFPLIAGSIGPYGAYLADGSEYRGYSDIDEENLINFHRPRMEILVEEEVDILACETLPSLLEAKAIVKLLKEFPEMYCWVSFSCKNALEISDGTPISECAKFLNSCEQVAAIGVNCTAPQYVQSLIEEIKKNSNKPVVVYPNSGEEYDANSKTWHGNSSCQSYSCNAKVWFDRGASLIGGCCRTTPEDIKAIAKWAR
- a CDS encoding trans-sulfuration enzyme family protein, giving the protein MKYESLAIHGGRKDKTDIKGVNYPVYLSSTFIQEKLGDFGEFMYSRSNNPTRNNVEVLAAQLEGAKYGLAMASGMAATALVFSLLKPGEKVLINSNVYGGTWSYVLKVFEERNIDYEIVTNFNTYDFDKADEKVSTIFIETPSNPLLDVTDIQVVSSKAKAKGMRVIVDNTFMTSYLQKPLELGADIVVYSATKYYAGHSDIIAGLVVVNDDAIYNELKFHQKVLGAILSPFDSFLLTRGIKTLPIRMDRHLENTMKVAQYFVNSGAAEKVYYTGLETHEGYQIQKKQAKGDGAVLSVALKKEYDCTIFCNELEFFDLAVSLGGVESLVCHPASMTHESYSKELQDQIGITENLLRFSVGIENIDDLLMDIQQALDKSRK
- a CDS encoding MetQ/NlpA family ABC transporter substrate-binding protein, which translates into the protein MEKKGVKLNIVSKQWDKTWNEQVENGTVDFHYDAYVPYLDEWNKKNNGHLVSAGAIHMEPLVMCSDKYKSIKDLPDNATIAIKEDVTNQYRCLKLLEQAGLIKLSSKITMSNADVSMIEKYNKPLKIVAIDADVILNTRSDFAAYITNTNRLLEAKLDPNNYLAREKAEDSVFGNVICVKKGNESKEAIKKLVSVLQSEDMKKFIKDKYKGAVLPAF
- the ptsG gene encoding glucose-specific PTS transporter subunit IIBC, whose amino-acid sequence is MSKKGSVFGKLQQIGKALMLPVAILPAAGILLAFGNMFQNPAFLSHAAFLNNHAFQTFAKVMEQSGDIIFGNLSLLFAVGVAVGLAGGEGVAGLAAIVGFLIMNKTLGIVAGVTPEVLAGKSPAYASILGIPSLQTGVFGGILIGIVAAQLYKKFYNIELPSYLGFFAGKRFVPIVTAVTSIFLGIMLVFIWPPIQYGLNTFSHNMIDANPTLAAFVFGVIERSLIPFGLHHIFYNPFWYQFGEYASRATGQIVRGDQTIFMAQLKDFTQFGMLSNGGTHFTAGTFMVGKFPFMMFGLPAAALAMYHEAKPGKKLIAGGILASAALTSFLTGITEPIEFSFLFVAPALFAIHAVFAGLSFMTMQLLNVKIGMTFSGGLIDYILFGVIPNRTAWWLVIPVGLVFAAIYYFGFRFAIRKWDLKTPGREDDVEEEVANDVQKSELPAAILKALGGKENITNLDACITRLRVSVSDIKNVDKAELKKLGAAGVMEVGNNIQAIFGGKSDQLKTQIKDIMAGKVPVVEKDSIKKEVAVTNSNDKTFIAPLDGQILPITEVPDEVFSQKMMGDGFAIEPANGEVVSPVNGVITTVFPTKHAIGITAANGDEILIHFGIDTVNLKGEGLEALVEQGAEVKAGQPILKANLDLIKDKVPTLITPIVFTNLAEGQTVSVKAGSQIKRGQNDIVTIK